In Nicotiana tabacum cultivar K326 chromosome 19, ASM71507v2, whole genome shotgun sequence, one DNA window encodes the following:
- the LOC107811318 gene encoding rapid alkalinization factor precursor: MGVPSGLILCVLIGAFFISMAAAGDSGAYDWVMPARSGGGCKGSIGECIAEEEEFELDSESNRRILATKKYISYGALQKNSVPCSRRGASYYNCKPGAQANPYSRGCSAITRCRS; the protein is encoded by the coding sequence ATGGGAGTTCCTTCAGGTTTGATTCTTTGTGTTCTGATCGGAGCTTTTTTCATTTCAATGGCGGCGGCCGGAGATAGTGGGGCCTACGATTGGGTGATGCCGGCGAGATCTGGTGGGGGATGCAAAGGGAGTATCGGAGAGTGCATTGCTGAAGAAGAGGAGTTTGAGCTGGACAGTGAGTCAAACAGGCGCATTTTAGCCACCAAAAAGTACATCAGCTATGGTGCACTGCAGAAGAACAGTGTACCTTGTTCTCGCCGTGGAGCTTCGTATTACAACTGCAAACCTGGTGCTCAGGCTAATCCTTACTCTCGTGGATGCAGTGCTATCACTCGTTGCAGGAGTTAA
- the LOC107811317 gene encoding uncharacterized protein LOC107811317, which yields MNSQRHFVKHLIYRTKNRPLLSIAISLQLRIYLPFSSSATPNPTPFLTDRKKSLYTSFFCTLVHLFLRCHRLSRATEAFSSMRNYNLVPDLPHWNSLLHHFNSAGLVDQVMVLYSDMISCGVAPNVVTRNIVIHSLCKIGKLEKALKLIRENESDTVTYNTLIWGFCRLGFVEMGFGLVSDMVKKGIFFDTITCNVLIKGFCDKGLLHNAELVMEMLSDKNRGVCKDVVGFNTLIHGYCKAVEMSGGFEVMKRMKKEGLSLDIVTYNTLIDGFGTMGDFDATAKCMMDELLDTRGSKVVSYVDHEEKHEYDDENKGLVVGDLGLEPNAITYTTLISKYVRWFQFEKAFATYEEMTRRGFFPDIVTYNSLIYGLCKCGRFHEAKLLLGEMRIVGVDPNHVTYSIFIDRMYKNRADKVAANFQSQIVIRGMSFDVVLFTSLIDGLFKLGKAREAKDMFQTLVKFNIAPNHITYTALIDGHCKSGDLNSVELLLQQMEQKSVLPNIVTFSSVINGYAKSGMIDAAVKMMRKMISMNVTPNVCAYNTLIDGCFKAGKHDMALTLYEEMQSNGVEENEFLLDTFVNNLKKQSKMDEAEKFFMDMVSKGLSPDHVNYTSLMDGLFKRGKESAALQLVQEMKEKKISFDTIACNVLLNGLLGIGQYEVQSVYDEITKFGLIPDIQTFNSMINAYCKEGKLESAVKLWSEMKSCGIMPNSITCNTLVKGLCEVGDIEKAVDLLSEMVTIGFQPSPAIHKIILDAASGHRKADIILRMHERLVSMGLKADQTIHNTLIAVLCRLGMTRKAMSVLESMREKGFSADTTTYNAFIRGYCKSYQFQKVFATYSEMLAKGVPPNVATYNIILASLSAVGQMKEATELLNEMKGRGFVPNANTYDILVSGHGKIGNKKESIKLYCEMITKGFVPRTSTFNVLIFDFAKVGKMRQAQELMHEMQVRGVIPNSSTYDILIVGWCKLSKSVELERSLKLSCRGEVRKLLEEMKDKGFTPKETTLCYISPAFSKSGENNDTEWWLSRWHKTKQS from the coding sequence ATGAACTCACAGCGGCATTTCGTCAAACACTTGATATACAGGACGAAAAACCGCCCTTTGCTCTCCATTGCTATCTCATTACAGCTCAGAATATACCTCCCATTCTCTTCATCGGCAACGCCCAACCCTACACCATTCCTAACTGATCGAAAGAAAAGCCTCTACACCTCGTTTTTCTGCACACTTGTCCATCTCTTCCTCCGCTGCCACCGCCTTTCAAGAGCCACGGAAGCTTTCTCTTCAATGAGAAATTACAATCTtgtccctgaccttcctcattgGAACAGTCTCTTGCACCATTTCAATTCTGCCGGTCTGGTTGATCAGGTGATGGTCCTTTATTCTGATATGATCTCCTGTGGAGTGGCTCCCAATGTAGTCACTCGCAATATAGTCATACATTCGCTTTGCAAAATTGGAAAACTTGAAAAAGCCCTTAAATTAATCAGAGAGAACGAAAGTGACACCGTTACTTATAACACTTTGATATGGGGGTTCTGCAGACTTGGTTTTGTGGAAATGGGCTTTGGATTGGTGTCTGATATGGTAAAGAAAGGTATTTTCTTTGACACTATCACTTGTAATGTATTAATTAAGGGGTTTTGTGATAAGGGTCTTTTGCATAATGCTGAATTAGTGATGGAAATGTTGAGTGATAAAAATAGGGGTGTCTGTAAAGATGTTGTCGGTTTTAATACTCTGATTCATGGATATTGTAAGGCTGTTGAGATGAGTGGTGGTTTTGAGGTGATGAAGAGGATGAAAAAAGAAGGTTTATCACTGGATATTGTGACATATAATACTCTGATTGATGGTTTCGGCACAATGGGAGATTTTGATGCAACGGCAAAATGTATGATGGATGAGCTCTTGGACACGCGTGGAAGTAAAGTTGTTAGTTATGTTGATCATGAAGAAAAACATGAGTATGATGATGAAAATAAGGGCCTGGTAGTTGGAGACTTGGGTTTAGAACCAAATGCTATTACATATACCACACTGATTAGTAAATATGTTAGGTGGTTTCAATTTGAGAAAGCATTTGCTACATATGAAGAAATGACAAGGCGTGGCTTCTTCCCGGACATTGTTACTTATAATTCCCTTATATATGGCCTTTGTAAATGTGGGCGGTTCCACGAGGCCAAGTTACTTCTTGGTGAGATGAGAATAGTGGGTGTGGATCCTAATCACGTGACATACTCTATTTTTATTGATCGCATGTACAAAAATAGGGCTGACAAAGTTGCTGCTAACTTTCAAAGTCAAATAGTGATTAGAGGAATGTCTTTCGATGTTGTCTTGTTTACCTCTTTGATCGATGGGCTTTTTAAACTTGGCAAGGCCAGGGAGGCAAAGGACATGTTTCAGACACTCGTGAAGTTTAACATAGCTCCAAATCATATCACCTATACTGCATTGATTGATGGGCACTGCAAATCTGGTGACTTAAATAGTGTAGAGCTTTTGCTGCAACAAATGGAACAGAAATCTGTTTTACCAAACATTGTCACATTTTCTTCTGTAATTAATGGCTATGCCAAAAGTGGAATGATTGATGCAGCCgtgaaaatgatgaggaaaatgataagCATGAATGTTACCCCTAATGTTTGTGCATATAATACCCTGATTGATGGCTGCTTTAAGGCTGGTAAACATGATATGGCTCTTACCCTGTATGAAGAAATGCAGTCAAATGGTGTTGAGGAAAATGAATTCTTGTTAGATACATTTGTGAATAATTTGAAAAAGCAGAGTAAAATGGATGAAGCAGAGAAATTTTTTATGGATATGGTATCTAAAGGTTTGTCACCTGATCATGTTAACTACACATCCTTGATGGATGGACTCTTTAAAAGAGGGAAGGAGTCAGCTGCTCTTCAATTGGTCCAAGAgatgaaagagaaaaaaatatccTTTGATACAATTGCATGCAATGTACTGCTTAATGGATTATTGGGAATTGGCCAGTATGAGGTACAGTCTGTTTATGATGAAATTACGAAATTTGGTCTAATTCCAGATATTCAGACTTTCAATTCTATGATTAATGCTTACTGCAAAGAGGGGAAGCTGGAAAGTGCTGTCAAACTTTGGAGTGAAATGAAGAGTTGCGGAATAATGCCTAATTCAATCACTTGTAATACATTGGTGAAAGGACTTTGTGAAGTAGGTGATATTGAAAAAGCAGTGGATTTATTGAGTGAAATGGTGACAATTGGTTTTCAACCTTCACCAGCTATTCACAAAATTATTCTTGATGCTGCTTCAGGCCATAGAAAGGCGGATATAATCCTGAGAATGCATGAGAGACTTGTCAGCATGGGACTTAAGGCTGATCAGACAATTCATAACACTCTTATTGCTGTTTTATGCAGGCTAGGGATGACCAGAAAGGCAATGTCAGTACTAGAAAGCATGAGAGAAAAAGGATTTTCAGCTGACACTACCACTTATAATGCCTTCATACGTGGATATTGCAAAAGTTACCAATTTCAAAAAGTTTTTGCGACATATTCCGAGATGCTGGCTAAAGGAGTTCCTCCTAATGTTGCTACATACAACATTATATTAGCATCTCTGTCAGCTGTTGGACAGATGAAGGAAGCAACTGAATTGCTGAATGAAATGAAGGGGAGGGGCTTTGTCCCTAATGCTAATACATATGATATTTTGGTCTCTGGCCATGGGAAAATTGGAAATAAAAAGGAATCCATCAAACTTTATTGTGAGATGATTACAAAAGGTTTTGTTCCTCGCACTAGTACCTTTAATGTACTCATCTTTGACTTTGCAAAGGTGGGAAAGATGAGACAGGCTCAGGAACTAATGCATGAGATGCAAGTCAGAGGGGTTATACCAAATTCTTCAACATATGACATACTAATAGTTGGATGGTGCAAGCTATCAAAGAGTGTGGAGCTTGAAAGGTCATTAAAACTGTCATGCCGGGGTGAGGTAAGGAAATTACTTGAAGAGATGAAAGATAAAGGTTTCACTCCAAAAGAAACCACCCTTTGTTATATCAGTCCTGCCTTTTCGAAATCAGGAGAAAACAATGACACAGAATGGTGGTTAAGCAGATGGCACAAGACAAAGCAGAGTTGA
- the LOC107811316 gene encoding ferritin-like catalase Nec2, whose amino-acid sequence MAILSTSASYFLIVIILMSSKQLICISLPHNLLCPTGISKYAIPVFREDIDLMQFSENLEFLEAEYYLWATHGYGLDVVAPELVMGGPPPIGVRKANLDPFAKNIITEFAMQEVGHLRALKSKVGPGFPRPLMDLSAKHFAKLFDEAFGYKLEPPFDPYRDSLNFMLSCYALPYAALVGYVGTNSHIKGYETKRLLAGLLGVESGQDAIIRMYLYERAGKVVYPYKHTVAEFTIHISNLRNRLAMCETKDEGLFVPWQLGAENRTRTNILSADCDSLSQWRSPAEILRIVYNTGNEHIRGGFFPHGANGNIARNLLKLQ is encoded by the exons atggCTATATTATCAACATCAGCTTCCTATTTTCTTATAGTCATAATTCTGATGTCAAGCAAACAGCTGATTTGCATCTCCCTTCCTCATAATCTTCTTTGTCCAACAGGGATTTCAAAGTATGCAATCCCAGTTTTCAGAGAAGACATTGATTTAATGCAATTTTCAGAGAATTTAGAGTTCTTAGAAGCAGAATATTACTTGTGGGCTACACATGGTTATGGTCTTGATGTAGTTGCACCAGAACTTGTCATGGGAGGGCCTCCCCCCATTGGTGTACGCAAAGCAAATCTTGATCCTTTTGCTAAGAACATCATCACTGAGTTTGCCATGCAAGAAGTTGGCCACCTCAG GGCACTTAAATCGAAAGTAGGTCCCGGTTTTCCAAGACCATTGATGGATCTAAGTGCTAAACACTTTGCTAAGCTATTTGATGAAGCATTTGGTTACAAACTGGAACCCCCATTTGATCCTTATAGGGATAGTCTCAATTTCATGTTGTCTTGCTATGCACTTCCATATGCTGCATTGGTTGGCTATGTTGGTACAAATTCCCATATCAAAGGCTATGAAACAAAAAGG CTTTTGGCAGGACTACTAGGGGTTGAATCAGGGCAAGATGCAATTATCAGAATGTATCTTTACGAGAGAGCTGGGAAAGTAGTATACCCATACAAACACACTGTGGCTGAGTTCACAATCCACATCTCTAATTTAAGAAACAGATTAGCAATGTGTGAAACTAAAGATGAAGGCTTGTTTGTGCCATGGCAACTTGGTGCAGAAAATCGGACAAGAACTAACATATTATCAGCCGATTGCGATTCGCTGTCTCAGTGGAGGAGTCCGGCGGAGATTCTTAGGATTGTTTATAATACTGGGAATGAGCATATTCGTGGTGGATTCTTTCCTCATGGTGCTAATGGCAACATTGCTAGAAATTTGTTAAAACTACAGTAA